In Candidatus Thorarchaeota archaeon, the genomic window ACGTTTTGGGCCGCTCTCGCACGCGCGGCTCTTCGCAGGAGAGGGTACGTCGGGTAAGCTGGTCACCGAGGTCAGAAAGAAGGCATCTGAGATCGCATTGAGAGAGGGCCGCTCCATGATACTCATCGACGGGTCACCCGGGATAGGATGCCCTGTCATATCCACTCTGACGGGAGTTGACTTGGCCGTCATAGTGACAGAGCCAACGCTGACAGGGGCGCATGACATGGCAAGAGTGGTCGGTCTGTGTCGTGAGCTCGAGGTGCCGGCATCAGTCATTGTGAACAAGCACGATGTCAACCCAGACATGACGGAGCAGATTGAGGAAAGCTGCATGGAGTGGGGACTTGAGGTACTTGGTAGAGTCCCGTTCGATCCCGTGATGGTCCACTCTATGGTCGCAACGCAGACACTGCCTGAGTTCGCCCCCCACAGTGAAGTCACACTACTACTCGCCAGAATGTGGGAGCGAATTGTAGACACCATCAACTACTAGACCAGGGGAGGAGTGTCAGAACATGACGAAGTTTTATCTCATCAGTACGCTGAGGTTTCACTATGCCTCGAAGGAAGATGCATAGGCTCGTCGAGGGCGAACCGCCGGTCTCCATATTCAAGCCAGCAGGAGTGCCAGCAAGAGAGCTAGAGGAGATACTCCTTGAAGTGGACGAGTTCGAGGCAATAAGACTGGCCGACCACATAGGCCTCGATCAGAGAGAGGCTTGCGAGGCAATGAATGTGAGCCAACCGACCTTCAACAGGATACTCAGTTCCGCAAGGAGGAAGATTGCAACAGCTATCGTCAAGGGGTGTGTACTGAGGATCGAGGGGGGCAACTACGTACTCCGTGATGGCTCAGGGGGACTCGAGTGCGTGCAGTGTGGTCACTTTCTGGGACCGGTCTCTTGCGAGACTTCTTCTTGCCCTAAGTGCGGCTCTCAAAGTCTCAGATGGACAAGGAGGTCTCAGAGGTGTGACACCAACCCAGACTGATCAGCTACCACAGACTTTAAATTGCCTGTAATGAATCTAGATTTAGAATCTAGATTCGATTGGTTCGGGAATAACACAAAACCGACCAGACGAAACCAATCCAAGAGGAAGATGCAGATGACAAAGGTGGCTGTGAGTTCGACAGGCAGCAGTCTCAACTCGCCGATAGACCCGCGATTCGGGCGGTGTACATACTTCATAGTAGCGGATACTGACACCATGGAGTTCAAAGCAATTCCCAACCCAGCAGTCAATGCTGCGGGAGGGGCAGGAGTTCAGGCGGCGCAGACAGTGATTGCTGAGGGCGCAGAAGCCGTCATAACCGGCACTGTGGGTCCTCATGCGATGACTGCACTGCATGCAGCAAACAAGCAGATCCTGTCCTGCCCGGCCGGTACAGTGATGCAGGCCATTGAGTCGTACAAGAGGTCAGAACTGAAGACTCTGACCACCTCCGCTCCAGCTTACACAGGAGCAGGTATGGGTGGCCGTGGAAGAATGGGTCATGGTCATGGACGCGGTAGAGGAGGCTGGTGACCACGAGAAAAGTAGTGATCCCAACTGATGACGCAGAAGGCAAGAGCCTCGCAGGTCACTTCGGACGCGCGGAGTACTTTGTGGTCGTTGAGCTAGACGACGCGAATAGAGTGGTCAGGCGAGATGTCCACAACGTAAGAGGAGAACACACCGGAGGCCACGGCTATACGCACGACAACATCATGCGGATGAATCCGGATGCCGTCATCGTTGGCGGCATGGGGCCTAGGGGCATAGCATCGTTCCAGAGCCGGGGTGTGGCCGTGCTGCAGGCCAACAGTCCCTCAGTAGATGAACTCGTGGCAGCATACATCAGCGGCAGACTCGGTGTGCTCACCGAAGGATGTCATGACGCGCATCATCACTAGCCAGCAGGGCCGACGCATCCCCGTTACGACCGTTCATTTTTAGTTGGACAAAGTTTGACACAGGAGTCTTGTCACTCCCAGGAGACGGCACTGGGGTCACTCCTCGAGGTCTCATGAGGTGTCTAACCGACCTCGAGCTCTCAGCTCCCGCACGGAGGTATATATGCACCACGCAGTGATGTCCAAGATTGTCCGACTTCTGGGCAGCTGCTGCTAACCCAATGAGGCACCGGGTCCCAGAGGAGGAGGGGGCATCCACCAGCTCCCAGTGGCCGAACGGTTGATGGGGCAACATGGTATGTCGATGGACCAGCGTGGCCAATAGGAAACCGAAGCCTGCCAGGAGACACGACAGGAGAAGGCAGTCGATTGGAGAGCCCCAAGGAGTCTGAAGATGCTGAGTTCGGCAGGACTTGCCGCTGCAAAGGCGCAGTGACCGGAGTTGCTATGCACCCAACGGGCCGCGATGGCTAGGTTCCATTTCAAGTGATACGACAGATGCGTGGGAGGTCAGCGTGAACACCGATGGCGGCGCGCCGTTGACTCGGAAGCAGCGAGCCCAAGCTTCATGACTCATCACGCCGCGTTTTCTCTGAGCACAGCCAGATCATGAGAACACGCACGCCTATCACAGAACTAGTCGGGGAAGTCTCATCTTCTGTCAACCGTAGCCTGTTGATTCGCAGACTGTTCTTCGACTTGCACACCCCCTTCCGAGAGATCAGAGAACTTGCGTTCCCCGAACTGTTTAACACAGGACGGCCCAGGGTCACTGCCAGAAGAAACGCGGACATTGAGATACTCGCCGCTCTTGGTTGTGACGACTGGCTGGAGTACACCGTTCTGAGGAGTAGGACATTCCCTTCGCAGAAGCGCAGGGCGCCTCACCTCATCATCACGGAGCAGTCAACGCAGCGGTCCTCAGACAGCTTCAGGCAAGTCTGAAGCTCACTCCAGGACACTTCACTGCTGGCCGTCATAGCGCGCCGGTGATGCCGTTCATTTTTAGTTGGACATAGTTGGACACAGGAGTCTTGTCACTCCCAGGAGACGGCACTGTGGTCACTCCTCGAGGTCTCATGAGGTGTCGAACCGACCTCGAGCTCTCAGCTCCTGCACGGAGGTATACATGCACCACGCAGCGATGTCCAAGACCGTCCAGCTTCTGGGCAGCTGCTGCTAACCCATGCTGGCTGATATGGGGGAAGGGGTCGCCGCATCGAGAACTGATGAGGTATTCAGCTACTGCTGCCGGCGCTCGTATCAATGCCCTTGACGCGTACTCCTCTGGACAATGAGTCGATACCAAAGGCACCGGCGAGGACCACGATGATTACGAGCTCGACTACAATCATGAAGGGGATGGGGACAGCCGACCCCGCAGTCTGCATGAGGATTCCACCCAATGCATTGAAGCCGCCATGAAAGAGAGTCGGAGCAACGACATTCCCCTTGCCCCAGTTGTATAGCGCGCCATAGATGACCGATACGACTACGGTCTGAGAAACGAACACCACATATGAACCATAGACATCTGGCATCTGACTGCCGAACACAGCGAAGTGGGGCCAGTGCCACAACGCCCAGATGAGACCAACAATGAGGCTCGATACAAGTGCGCTGTATCTCCTCTGCAGCTCAGGTTGCGCAAACCCTCTCCAGCCAATCTCCTCCCAGACACTCACAAGTGCGGCGACGCACAGCATAGGCACGTACGGCAGCAGGTCGTCCATCGCAAGAGCATACACGCCGCCTGTCAACAGATACAGTGTGACCGCACCATAGAATACCACAAGGGGGAGCAGCAGTGACAGAGCGAGAGCGGTCTTGTCCACCTCTTGTCCCGCAGCCGCAGAGAAGAGCTTCCGCACGCCTGCACCTCTGTTCTGAGAGCGCATGGCGGCGGCAGCGGCAATTGTCGGAGACACTCCGCCAAGAATGACCAGGAGGGCTATCGGTTCGACCGGGAACAGTCCGTAAGAGGACAGGACCCAGGGAACATAGAAGATTGCGCCCAGGGCAAACACAACAGCAATGTACACTACGATTGAGTGCCAGGAAGACGATGACTGAGTTCTCGTACTACCATCCATGAGGCTCATCCTCCGGTCTGCGGTGTGTCCGTGTTTGCAGTGATATCAACGTTTCGTGCGGTCAAGTGGCATCCGAGGTCCGAGCCAAGCGCTTTGCAAGTGCCTTCTTCTGTTCAACGTCGCTTAAGCGCGCAATCATGATGCGCTGTGCCTGCGGAGAGCCAGCGCCGTGCATCGACTCGGCGAGATACCCCACCGCAGCTCGTCCTAGTGTCAGGTTCTCAATCAGACGCAGCATCCTGATGCGGTCGGCGGTCTTCACTCCGTCGGCACCTGCAAGGTACTTCTGGAGGACTGGGCCGGTCTCAGGATCAGTGAGGTCACTTGCACTGGGACAGGTGACGAAGAGCCCCCCCGCAATGTCCTGAAGCAGTCGGGCAATCTCGTACGGGAACCTAGTGACATTCTGCTTGCACACATTGGCGAGCAAGATGTCAACAAGGAAGTTGCCAGCGGGAGTCTTCTGGCCTGCCGCCGAGCAGGCAATGCCACAAGCATAGAGGGTCTCGTTCAAATGTGTCATCTCAGTCAGCTTGTCTTGAATATGGGATGCCTTCGCAACACCATTGTATTCTGCAATGCATGCCGCAGCCCCGACGAGGACATCACCTACCCCAACCTTACAACCACCGTAGCTCTGCCGGTGATACGCAGCAAAGGACTCAACAAGACGACCGCGGAACTCGGTCTCTCCATTCATGAAGACACGCTCGTTCGGCACAAACACATCGTCGAAGACCACCATGCACTCCTGTCCGCCATACATGGGGTTGCCGCAGTCAAGGTCCCCTTCAGGACTCGTGTCAAGCCTCCGCAGGTCGCACGATTGCCTGCCATAGTAGTACTCGATGCCATCTGCATCTGAAGGCACGGCACAACACACGGCATAGTCCGTGTCCTCAGGTCGCATGGCCAAGGTAGGCATGACCAAGTGCTCGTGGGAGTTGATGGCCCCTGTCTGATGCATCTTCGCACCACGTATTACTATGCCATCTGAGTCCCGTGCTGCGACATGGACATAGAGGTCAGGGTCTCTCTGAGCAGAGGGTCGCTTGCCACGGTCTCCTTTGGGGTCCGTCATGGAGCCTGCAATGGTCCAGTCCTCGCTCTCGGCCTTCATGACGAATTCTCTGAACCGCTGATGGTAGTCCGTTCCGAGCTTCGCATCAATCTCGTAGGTGGTCAGAAAGACGGCGTTCATCGCATCCATGCCAACACACCTTTGAAAACATGTGCCGCACTTCTGACCGAGTATGCGCAGCATCTTGACCTTTGACAGGAGGTCCTCGGTGCTACAGTGCAAGTGACAGAACCTGTTCACCGTCGCTCCGGTGAGGAGGGACTTGGCTGTGGCAACGGTCCTGTACTCCGGTGCATGCGCAAGGTCGTAGGTAAGAGCAACGGAGTTCACAGAGGCCCGGACCAGAGGATGCTCGAGAGGACTACGCACCTTCTCGCCAAGCAGATGGACTCTCAGAGGCCGACGCCTCTTGAGGCTCTCAATATACTCGGCACCAGTCATTAGGACCACTGATATCAGACTCCAAGGGCAATCAACGTTACGCAAGAGAAACACATCGACGCATATGAGCTATACCATCAACCGCTTATTGTCAGTCAGACTACGCAGTCACGTTCGGGCAAGGAATGCACCTAATAGGTATGACACAGAATCATTCAATAGACTGGTTCCCATGACCACTCGCGGAGCGCCATGCCATTCTTTGACTTCTCTGGCACAAGGATTCACTACGTCGACATCCAGCCGAAAGAGAGCACCTCCGTAGGCATGCCGATTGTCTTCGTTCATGGAGCCGGCTCATCGCACATATCGTGGAGTCTGCAACTCAGGGAGTTCTCCAAGACCAACAGGTCCATAGCTCTTGACCTCTCAGGCCACGGAGAGTCTGACGATGGCAAACCTGCTGTGTCAATAGAAGACGACTACACATCTGAGCTGAAGGGTCTGATCACTCACCTTGGTCTACAGGACTTCATCCTTGTCGGTCACTCAATGGGAGGCGCCGTGGCAATGAGCTACGTGCTTCGTGAAGACACAGTAAGACCCAGAGGACTGGTACTAGTCGACACATCAAGCTCACTCGACTTGTCGAAGCTTGCACTCGGGCTGGCAATTGAAGCAGTGGAGGACAGACTGCTTCTTTTCAGGAACAGGTCACTGGAGGAGTTCACCGACACTTACAAGATAAAGAGGATTGAAGAACAGACACGTCTGTCGAATCCGGAGGTGCTTCGCAGAGACCTTGCTGCCTGTGACCGCTTCGACATCACGAGCAGGCTCAGTCAGATTGAGGTGCCCACCTTTGTCCTTGTTGGCGACGATGATGACATAGTCCCCCCACGCATTGCCAAGTCACTGCAGAAGTCGATACCGCGCTCCGACATTGCCGTGGTCCGCAAGGCCGATCATGCACCAATGATAGAGAACCCAGAGGAGTTCAACAGACTGCTTCGTCGATTCGTCAAGTGGGTTGAGTCACATGAGGCATGATGAGCCTGAAGCAGAAGTGCAGTTCAGATACCCTAGAGGAAATCATCCTTGAATGTCATGCTTCCTCGATATCATCATCACCGCATGGGCACCAAGACCAGACTACGCTTTAGGAGTTATGGTCGTGTAATACCGCCTCCGTCATAGGTGGTCAGGCTCTGACGAAATGGTAGAAGCAGGGCCTCTTGACCCGAAGAAGGCCTATTATCGACGTGATGACTGAGTCAGCAGATGGTTGCAGAAGGTGTATCCAATGACGACAGCGGAAACATCACAGAAGAGACACCTCGGCATCTTTGCCGCACTGGTGATACCATTGTATCTCACCGCATGGTATGCGTTCAGACCGGTGGAGCCTGAGACCTCACGGATAGTCGAGTCAACGGGCTTCGTCTTGTGGTCACTGATTGCCATGCTACTGTTCCTGACGGTGGCAAGACAGTTCGCGTTCCTTCAGTCCAAGCCCGGGACGGTAATGACCTCCTTGTGCGTCGGTATGCTTCTATGGTGTGCAGCGGAGTCGACTTGGTTGTACTTCACTGTCATCGGTGTGGAACCATTCCCGTCGGTCGCAGATCTGTTCTGGATCGCAGGTTACGTGCCCATGCTGATTGGATTGGGAGTGAACGCACGAGGAATACCTGTCAAGTTCAAGCCCCTGACACTCGTGGTCTGGCTTACAGCCTCGACTGCAATTGTGCTGTTGACATCCATACTAGAGATAGTACCCATCCTCTATGGAGGCGCGGATGTCAGCACTCTGATAACAGTCATCTACCCAGCCTTCGACTCTTTGGTGATATCGCTTGTTCTAGTAATCCTGTTCAAGTTCAAGGCAGGGCAGGTATCAAGACCATGGGCTGCAATTGCAGTAGGATTCATCCTCAACGCAGTCGGAGACATACTGTTCACATATGCAGACTGGCTTGGTCTTTATCAGGGCGCCTATGAACCAGTAGACTATCTTCTGGCAATGGGCTATGCTGCATTCATACTGGGCGGTCTTCTGTTCAGGAGAATCTATGCGACCGAAGGATAGGCGGCCGGCATGATCAAAGGTCTGATGGTCTTCCAATCTGATGGAACCCCTGTCTATTCGTATCCCGACGAGATGACCTCAGCCGACAGCCAGACCGTGGTCACCGGTCTAGTCCATGCAATACAGGTGTTTGCCAAGGACATGTTCGACAAGAAGACCGGGGCCATAAGCTCAGCAACCGTCTCCAACACGATGTTCACGTTTCGTACTCTGACACTGCGAGGTGAGGACGGCAAGCCCCTAGAGTACTGCTTCGTGGTCATGACTGAGGCAGGAAACAGGGAAGACGAAGCGAATGAGGTCTTGGAGTACTTGATGGTGACGTTTCTGGGTTACGAGTCGGGCCGATTCGAGCGTATCCTACGGCAGGGCGTCACTAGCCAAGAGAGCTTCAAGTCGTTTGACAGTTACGCCATCAAGGTCATGACATCAGACTGGCATGCGATCAGGAAGAAAGTCATACCCGTCGCCGCTAGCATCCTGCAGGGAGTGCTGAACGGACTGCGAGGGTATCTCTCTGTGGACCAGATACTCGCGTTCAGCCCGAAGCTGCAACGAATAGGGTCCACCTATGTATGGCTCTCGGACAGGCTTGACGAACACGGAGAACAGGAACTGCTAAGCAAAATTGAACAGACCCTGAGAAGACTCTATGGACCAGGCGTCTTCGAATCAGTGTTGGAACAGGCGAAGAAAGATATGCTGACCGAATAGAGTAGGCCCGGCATCGAAACCGGGTCTACTCACCACCTGCGGCATCCGCAGCCGCAGACCTAGACTAGCAACCTGACCAACCCAAGTTGAGAGCGTCGTCAATCAGAGCCGGAGTCTTGTTGACTCTCTTTCGAGTGTCGCGCTCCCTGCGCTTATGAACACTGGAGTGATTATGTCTTGCCACCATATCACCTCCTGACGCAGATACTCGGCGCTTGCCATTCACCACTGACTCGTCCGAAAGACCAAACAGGGCAAGTGACAGACACAACCAGTGATGCAGTGGTGACACAAGAAGTAGGGCTCTCTCGACAGACGTCCACAACCAGTGGGATTACCAAGCTATCGTTCGAACCAATCATTTCTAGGCGGCATCGCCTGATACGGATTCCTGCAAGAATGCTAATAAGCTTTGATATGGCCAGAATTGGGCTCTATGAGCACTCTGTGGCCCCAGATGATAGTCACCCGACAAGAGAGTCAGTTCAGCCCAGTCACAGAGGAGCGGATGTCGTATTGGCGTTGTTGGAAGCGCTTATAGCATCTAGAGACACGAAGCTCACAAGGTTGACTCACCATGTACTCGAGCCCCGAGAGGTCCTTTACAACCATGACCACCAGGGAGATGGTATCACTCTGGTGGAGGGAGAGATGGGTCAGATACATGGTCTTCTCGCTGACACCCATTGGGTTTGTGGATGCCATCTACACCGTGCTTCTCTGGAACAGCAAAGGAGCGGAGTATGAGATCAATCCGATTGTGCGGCTGGCTCTCTCGACGGAGTGGTGGTACATCTGGTTTGTAACTGATGTCGTCTCATTCTCGTTGTTTGCTATGGTCGCTGGTTCATACTACCTTCACACACGGTCGAGGATATTTGGTACCAAGACAAAGTGGCTGGCAGTACTCGTGGCATTCAGAGTGGCTGCTGCAACTCACAATATCCTGCTGTTCTACTCAGTATCCTATCCAGTCTTTGGGACTGCCCTCGCTGCACTTGTTTCATACCTCTTGCTCAAGCATCTGCTTGGCAGGACCGAGGACATATCGCGGAGAGGTCTCACGGACTACGTCAGATGGAAGTACTATCGTCTAAGGGACCACCTTGTTAGCAGGGGGCTGAAGATGACGCAGACGGAACCAAAGGAAGTCATGGTGCCAGCAGTCAAGGACTCAGTATCATCTACACTGAAAAGGGCAGGATACATCTCCGCCGGGGTGCTTGTGTTCGTCTCCACACCTTTCATACTTGCACTGGTTGGGGATCTGACAGGGCTCACGAGCTGGAGCGAGGTCTTCGGACCCTACGTCTTCTTCAACGAGATATCCGGGCCTGCCTTCATTGTCGGCTTCGTGGTCATACTTGTCCTCACGGCTGCAATACTCCGTCTCTTGCTGGAAGCATTTGGCGACGAGGGTGGTGCGTGGTAGTTCACAGGAGGCCTCAGAATGACTGAAACAGATACAGTAGTCCATTCAACTCGCAAAGCGTGGCTGCTCAGGTCAATCTACATTCTTGTGTCAGTCGGAGTGTTCATCTTCATGCCATTCTTCTTGATTTGGCTGGGCTACGCAACGGGAGTCACATGGTGGAAGGAGACGTTCGGACCGTATGTCTTTTTCGACACGACAACGGGTCCCGCTTTTGTCATAGG contains:
- a CDS encoding CPBP family intramembrane metalloprotease — its product is MDGSTRTQSSSSWHSIVVYIAVVFALGAIFYVPWVLSSYGLFPVEPIALLVILGGVSPTIAAAAAMRSQNRGAGVRKLFSAAAGQEVDKTALALSLLLPLVVFYGAVTLYLLTGGVYALAMDDLLPYVPMLCVAALVSVWEEIGWRGFAQPELQRRYSALVSSLIVGLIWALWHWPHFAVFGSQMPDVYGSYVVFVSQTVVVSVIYGALYNWGKGNVVAPTLFHGGFNALGGILMQTAGSAVPIPFMIVVELVIIVVLAGAFGIDSLSRGVRVKGIDTSAGSSS
- a CDS encoding alpha/beta hydrolase is translated as MPFFDFSGTRIHYVDIQPKESTSVGMPIVFVHGAGSSHISWSLQLREFSKTNRSIALDLSGHGESDDGKPAVSIEDDYTSELKGLITHLGLQDFILVGHSMGGAVAMSYVLREDTVRPRGLVLVDTSSSLDLSKLALGLAIEAVEDRLLLFRNRSLEEFTDTYKIKRIEEQTRLSNPEVLRRDLAACDRFDITSRLSQIEVPTFVLVGDDDDIVPPRIAKSLQKSIPRSDIAVVRKADHAPMIENPEEFNRLLRRFVKWVESHEA
- a CDS encoding 4-hydroxybutyryl-CoA dehydratase; translation: MTGAEYIESLKRRRPLRVHLLGEKVRSPLEHPLVRASVNSVALTYDLAHAPEYRTVATAKSLLTGATVNRFCHLHCSTEDLLSKVKMLRILGQKCGTCFQRCVGMDAMNAVFLTTYEIDAKLGTDYHQRFREFVMKAESEDWTIAGSMTDPKGDRGKRPSAQRDPDLYVHVAARDSDGIVIRGAKMHQTGAINSHEHLVMPTLAMRPEDTDYAVCCAVPSDADGIEYYYGRQSCDLRRLDTSPEGDLDCGNPMYGGQECMVVFDDVFVPNERVFMNGETEFRGRLVESFAAYHRQSYGGCKVGVGDVLVGAAACIAEYNGVAKASHIQDKLTEMTHLNETLYACGIACSAAGQKTPAGNFLVDILLANVCKQNVTRFPYEIARLLQDIAGGLFVTCPSASDLTDPETGPVLQKYLAGADGVKTADRIRMLRLIENLTLGRAAVGYLAESMHGAGSPQAQRIMIARLSDVEQKKALAKRLARTSDAT
- a CDS encoding 4Fe-4S binding protein, which produces MYSQVAVVSGKGGTGKTTICAAFAAMADDAVLVDCDVDAPDLHILLHPQIVEEWDYQGLPLAAIDADACTMCGICRQACRFHAATPPTIDRIACEGCGLCAYLCPEHAIKIGPRVSGKTYWSNTRFGPLSHARLFAGEGTSGKLVTEVRKKASEIALREGRSMILIDGSPGIGCPVISTLTGVDLAVIVTEPTLTGAHDMARVVGLCRELEVPASVIVNKHDVNPDMTEQIEESCMEWGLEVLGRVPFDPVMVHSMVATQTLPEFAPHSEVTLLLARMWERIVDTINY
- a CDS encoding NifB/NifX family molybdenum-iron cluster-binding protein, with protein sequence MTTRKVVIPTDDAEGKSLAGHFGRAEYFVVVELDDANRVVRRDVHNVRGEHTGGHGYTHDNIMRMNPDAVIVGGMGPRGIASFQSRGVAVLQANSPSVDELVAAYISGRLGVLTEGCHDAHHH
- a CDS encoding DUF134 domain-containing protein; protein product: MPRRKMHRLVEGEPPVSIFKPAGVPARELEEILLEVDEFEAIRLADHIGLDQREACEAMNVSQPTFNRILSSARRKIATAIVKGCVLRIEGGNYVLRDGSGGLECVQCGHFLGPVSCETSSCPKCGSQSLRWTRRSQRCDTNPD
- a CDS encoding dinitrogenase iron-molybdenum cofactor biosynthesis protein, which translates into the protein MTKVAVSSTGSSLNSPIDPRFGRCTYFIVADTDTMEFKAIPNPAVNAAGGAGVQAAQTVIAEGAEAVITGTVGPHAMTALHAANKQILSCPAGTVMQAIESYKRSELKTLTTSAPAYTGAGMGGRGRMGHGHGRGRGGW